CACGCCCATCTCGGTGAGCCGGCGGATCGTGGCGGTGTAGCCGGGCGTCCGGAGCGACGCGATGTGGTCGAGCAGCACCCGCACGGTCACCCCCCGCTGCACCGCACGTTCCAGCGCGTCGAAGAACGGCGCTGTCGTCTTGTCGAGGGTCAGGATGTAGAATTCGACGTGGACGTAGCGGCGCGCGGCCGCGATCTCCTCCGTCATCGCCGCGAGCGAGCCCACATAGTCGCCATTGAGCGAGGCCCGGTTGCCGCCCACCAGGGGCATCGCCCCGAGATTGCGGTTCAGTTCGACGACCGACTGGAGCCACGGCGGCCAGGGGTGGTCACGCCGCACACGCTCCATGCCCTCGGTGCTGTCGATGATGAAGGAGTTGATCTCCTTCTGCTTCTCCCGGCGCGCCTTCGGGAGCTTGTAGCTGCCGATCAGCAGGAAGAACAGCACTCCGATGTACGGGATGAGGAAAATGGCCAGCAGCCAGGCGGTCGCCGAGGTGGGCTTGCGATTCCGGGGGACCACGATGATCGCGACAACACGGATCACAAAGTCGAACAGGAGCAGGAAGACCACGATGACCGTGGCCAAGACCCCGTCGCCCATCCGCCGTCCCTCCGGTCACGTCCGCCGAGAGTCCCGATCGGCATCCTCAGGAATACCGTAGCGAAGTGCGACGCGACGCTGCTACGACCCGCTCGGCGGGGAGGGTTCCGGCAACGCTCCCGACCTAGGTGTGATGTCCAGGGAGGTTGTTGTCGATTCTGCTAATGGGTGGGGCTCTGATGGCGGAGTGGTGCTGGTGATGATTGTAGAAGTGGGGCCAGCCGGGGAGTGCTTCTCGTCGTTCGGCCTCTGAACCATAGAACCGGGCGTAGGCCCAGCCGTCGGCGAGTGTGCGGTGGAAGCGTTCGATCTTCCCGTTGGTCTGTGGTCGGTATGGTCGGGTCTTCTTCGCCCTGATCCCGAGCTCTGTGCAGGCGTCTCGCCAGGCGTAGGACTTGTAGGCGGAGCCGTTGTCCGAGAGGACGAGTTCGACGCTGACATCCCGGTCGGCGAACCAGGCGACAGCACGCCGCAGGACACCGATCGCGGTGTCCGCCTTCTCGTCGGAGCAGATCTCGGCGTAGGCGACGCGGGAGTGGTCGTCGATGATCGTGTAGACGAACACGGTGCCCAACCGTGGCTCGTAGCGGTGGTTCCTGCTCTTCGTGCGGGTGGCGGTCGCTTCCCGGTTGCGTTCGCCCTGGACGCGGCCGACGAATCGTCAGCCGCCGCCGTTGGGGATGTTGCCGAACTTCGTCACGTCGACATGGATCAGCGATCCAGGGTGGTCGTGCTCGTAGCGACGGATCGGCTCGCCCGTGACCCGATCAATGGTGCAGAGCCGGTTGATGCGGCAGCACACCAGGACGGCGTGGACGGTCGAGGCGGGAAGGCCAAGCTCGCCGGCGATCTGCACCGGCCCCAGGCGTCGTCGCCACCTCGCCCGCACGATCCGCTTGAGCACGGGCAACGGCGTCCGCGTTGGCATCGATCGTGGGCGGCTAGACCGGTCGGTCATCCCTCCCGTGCCTTCGGCGCGGAACCTCGCCGCCCATTTCCGCGCGGTAACGGGCGAGACCATAAACATCTTCGCTGCGACGGAGACCAGCCAATGGTCCTCGACGATGAGCCTGGCAAGGCGCAGACGAGCGCGCGGTGTGAGAGCAGCGTTAACGTGGGACACGAAGGCCTCCTGGATCGTGAAGCGGTTGAACTGAACAGCTCCACTTCACAACCGGAGGCCCTCGCCCCTCAACTCCTCACGACCGTATCGCCGAAACAACCCCCCTGGACATCACACCTAGGGGACGGCTACGGCTTGGGGGCGAGTCCGCGCTTCGTGCGCTCCTCGGCCTCCATGCGCGCGTACACCTTCCGCTCGGTGCGGTCGGCGTGGACGATCTTGCGCATGATCATCCAGAAGAGCAGGCCGACGAGCACGGTCGGTGCGAGCGACCAGACGATTCCGCCGACTATTTCACTCATAGCGGGATAATGGTATCCCGCCCACCTGGGAACGGAGTCCCTCACGCCACCTCTCGCCGTCTTCCTCTCGACCTGGTCGTTCGATCCGGCCGCCGCCGTCATGATCGCGGCGGCTGCGACGCTCTACCTCTCGGGGGTGGTGCGGCTCCGGCGGAACGGACATCGCTGGCCGTTCCGGCTCACAAGCGCGTTCCTCTTCCTGGGGCTCGGGTCCTATGCGGTCGTCTCGTTCGGCTTCCTCGGCTCCGAGAGCACCAACCTCCGCTGGGCTTTCAGCACGCGGATCGCTCTGCTGCTCTTCGTCGTCCCGGGGCTGCTCGCGATCGGCCGGCCGGTCGCACTGGCGCGCGCTGCGCTCGGCGGCCGCGGCCGGGAGCGCACGGCCCGGGCGATGCGCTCCCGGCCGGTCCGGCTGTTCGGCAACGCGATCTTCGCGCCCGCCTTCGCGTGCGCCGTGTTCCTGGTGTTCCTGACCCCGGTCGCCGCGATTCTGCGCAGTTCTCCCTGGTCCGAGTGGACCATCGCTGTTCTGACGCCGCTCGCCGGTCTGCTGCTCGTCCTGCCGATCGCCGCGCACTCGCTGGTCCGCACGGGATTCTTCGTGACAGTCGAGTTCCTGCTGGCGTTCGTGGAGCTACTGCTCGATGCGATCCCCGGACTCCTCCTGCGGCTGAACGACAGCGTTCTCGACCACGCCCCGGCGATCGCCGGACGGATGCCGTTCTGGTTCCCCACTCCGCTGCACGATCAGCACCTGTCCGGGGACTTCCTGTGGTTCATCGCGGAGATCGCGGATGTCCCGATCCTGGTGCTGCTTTTCGTGCGGTGGATGCGCCTCGACCGCCGCGAAGGCCGTCGGCTCGACGAACTGACCGACGAGGAGATGGCGGAGCTGACCCGGGTACACCTCGAGAATCGCTGCTGACACGGCTGTGCGCCCCTCCCCACCACCCTCTACTTGACGAGCGGGAACAGGATGGTCTCACGAATGCCGAGGCCGGTCAGGGCCATCAGCAAGCGGTCGATGCCCATTCCCATCCCGCCGGTGGGCGGCATCCCGAACTCGAGCGCGCGAAGGAACTCCTCGTCCAGGCGCATCGCCTCGTCGTCGCCCGCAGCGGCCAATCGCGCCTGCTCGACAAAGCGTTCGCGCTGGACGACCGGATCCACCAGTTCCGAGTAGCCGGTAGCCAGCTCGAAGCCGCGCATGTAGAGGTCCCACTTCTCGACAACGCCCGGGAGCGAACGGTGTACACGCACGAGCGGGCTGGTGTCCACAGGGAAGTCCATGACAAACGTCGGGCGGACGAGCCCGCTCTTGACATGATGCTCCCAGAGTTCCTCCACGTACTTGCCGGGCAGTGGGTGCTCGATCTCGACACCGGCCTCGGCCGCAAGCTCGCGCAGCCGCTGCAGCGGGGTCTCCGGGGTGATCTCCTCGCCGAGCGCCTCCGAGAGGCTGTCGTACATCCGGATGCGGTCCCAGTCGCCGCTGAGGTCGTACTCGGTCCCGTCTGCCCAGGTGACGACATGCGAACCGGAGACGGCGACCGCCGCGTTCTGGATGAGCGCCTGCGTCAGGTCGGCGATGGTGTTGTAGTCGCCGTACGCCTGGTACGCCTCAAGCATGGCGAACTCCGGCAAGTGCGTGGAATCCGCTCCCTCGTTGCGGAAGTTACGGTTGATCTCGAACACCCGGTCGATGCCGCCGACGACGGCGCGCTTGAGGTAGAGCTCCGGCGCGATGCGGAGAAAGAGCTCCGTGTCGAAGGCGTTCGAGTGGGTCACGAACGGACGGGCCGAGGCACCGCCGTGCATGACCTGCAGCATCGGGGTCTCGACCTCGATAAAACCGCTGTCGGCGAAGGTCGTGCGGAGGCTCGCCACGGCGGCGGCGCGATCGAGGACGTTCCGGCGGGCTCGATCGCGCGCGATCAGGTCGAGGTAACGGGAGCGAACGCGCGTCTCTTCGCTCAGCTCATTGTGGAGGTTCGGGAGCGGGAGGATCGCCTTCGAGGCGATCTGCCAGCCCACGGCCATGATCGACAGCTCGCCACGACGGCTGGAGATGACCTCGCCCGAGACGAAGACATGATCGCCCAGGTCCACGAACTCCTTCCAGCGCGCCAGCGACTCCTCGCCGACCTCGGCCAGCGACACCATCGCCTGAATGCGCGAACCGTCTCCCGACTGAAGCACAGCGAAGCACAGCTTGCCGGTGTTCCGGAGGAAGACGACGCGACCCGCGACACCCACGGTCTCCGCAGAGACCTCGTCCGCGGCGAGGTGCCCCCACTTCTCGCGTACCTCCGGAATCGTCGTCGTCACCGGGAGCCGTACCGGGTACGCACCGCCACCGAGGTCGCCGGCACCGGCGATGAGCCGCTCGCGCTTGCCGAGCCGGACGGCCTTCTGCTCGCTGATCTCCTCGTCGGTGAGCTCAGGGGTTTCCGTCGGCGTATCGGTCATTGTTTCTTCCGTTCGGATGCGGGGGAGGAGATGGTCGTTCGATCAGGGCAGCGTAATCCGCTCGTTGTCGATCAACCGGGTCGATCCGACACGCGCGGCGATCAGGAGAAATGCCGGCCCGTGGTAATTCGGCGCGACCTCGCGGAAGGTGCCCTGGTCGACGATCACGAGATAGTCCAGCCTAACGACTGGTTCGGCTTCCACGCGTACACGGGCCGCGGTGAGCACCGCCGCCGCTCCGCCCGCGCAGGCCGCGACGCCGTCGGCCAGCGCACGCGACAGTGTCGCCGCCGCAGCGCGGGCGTCGGCGTCCAGATACCGGTTCCGGCTGGACAGCGCGAGGCCGTCCGGCTCCCGCACCGTATCGACCACGGCAATGGTCACCGGGAGGTTCAGATCGTCGACCATCCGGCCGACGAGATGCACCTGCTGCGCGTCCTTCTGGCCGAACACAGCGACATCCGGCTGCGCGATCCCGAAGAGTTTGGCGACGACAGTCAGCATTCCGTCGAAATGCCCCGGCCGCGAGGCGCCCTCGAACAGGCCGCCGACCGCTCCGGCGGTCACGCGCGTCGAAGATTCGCCCTGTGGGTACATCTCCGCTGCGGCCGGGGCGAACACGACGTCTGCCAGCCCGTCCAGCAGGGCGACATCCGCATCCAGTGTGCGCGGGTAGCGGTCGAGATCCTCCCCCGGCCCGAATTGCAGGGGGTTCACGAAGATCGAGACCACCACGATCCCCCCAAGATCGCGAGCGTGGTTCACCAACCGCACGTGTCCCTCGTGCAGCGCACCCATCGTCGGCACGAGCACCACACGACTGGCCGGCGCATCGGACGCCCCCTCAGCGACCGCAGTCCGCCGGGCAGTGCTGAGAATCTCGCGGAGGCAGGCGATGACGGTCACGACAGTGGTCATGGTGTCCTTTCCTTTCGAGGGCAGAGACTTTCGGAGCGGAGGGAGGGCCGGGCGTCGAGGGCCGGGGATGCGGCTCCCTCATTCTCCCTCGTTCGCGGTCTCCTTTCGCCCGCCGCGCTCCGCTCAGCCCCCGTGCGATTCGGGCAGACCGCCCTCGTCCTCCGGGTCACCGGCGAGTTCGCCCAGCATGTCGCTCACCTCCAGCGCGGACGCCGTCCCCGCTCGCGTCAACGCATTGTCCACCGCCGACCGCACGAGGGAGCTGAGGAACGATCCCGGACTCTCGACGCCGATGCCCCGCAGAATCACCGTCGACTGCCCGACGATGGACAAAGAGAACGAGGTCGCGGTCGCAATCGCCTCCGCGTAAGCCGCGCGATCCTCCTCCGCGACGACCACGGGCTCACCGCCCATCTCGACCACGAGCGCCTGCCCGATCGGCAGCACCGGGGCCGGAGCAGTCACGGCGAAATAGCTCTCGGTGAGGCGCGCGAGATCCAGACTGGTTCCGGTGAACGCCAGGGCCGGGTGGACGGCGAGCGGGATGACCCCCACCACCGCAGCCGGGCGGAGTACGCAGACCCCGTGGCCGGGTGCGGTGTGCAGCACGATCTGCCCGGGCTGCCATGTCCCGGTCGCGGCGAGTCCGGCGACGAGCGCGGGCAGTTCCTGGTCCGGCACCGCGAGCACGACGAGTTCGCTGCGCTCGATCAGCGTCGGCACATCCAGGAGGGGAACCCCGGGGAGCATCGCCTCGACGCGTTCGCGGCTGGGCTCGGACACCGCAGACACCCCGACGATCGCGTGCCCGGCTCCGGCGAGAGCGGCGCCCAACACGGGGCCGACATGCCCGCCGCCGACGATACCGACGCCGAGACGTCCCGAACGGGTGGAAGTGGGGGTCACACGTTCTCCTCGTGATCGCGAGCGGACGGGGCGGGCGGGATCCGTGGGACAGCTGGAGCGGGCGAGACTGTCGGCAGGGCTGGGCCAGGCGGGACCAGCGGGACAGCCGTACCAGACGGACCAGACGAGCCAGACAGACCAGACAGACCAGACAAACCAAGCAGGTCAGACGGGACCAGCGGGTCTGGTTCGTCCGACGCCTCCGAGACGATCGGCGCTCCCCAGCGGTGGCTCTGATCCGACCGGGCCGCCGCGATCGCGTCAGTGCTGACGGTCTCGAAGAGGGCGACGCCGGTTTCGGCGTCGATGGCGGCGAGGCGGGGGCGGACAGGTCCGCTCACGGTGTGGAAGCGGGCTGCGGTCAAACCGAGGGCACGATCGACGGGCCCCTGGAGGAGTTCGAGGCTCTGGAGGCGTGCAAGCGGAACGATCGCGAGGCTGCGCCAGACGAAGCCGCGACGGAGGAGGAGTGCGCCGTCGATGTTTCGATAGCCTGTCCGACGCCAGCTGAGCGGGCGCACCCAGGCGGCACGCACCGGACTGCCCGTGAAGTCGTCGCGTCCGCGGGAGGTCATACCGGCCAGGATCGTCGCACGGTTTTCGTCAGTGGCGAACCCGGGGAGGACAAGGGAGAGCACCCGGGCGATGTCGGCCAGGTCCCCGACGGGGAGGATGGTCGTGTTCGCTTGGCCGGCGGCCCCCTTCTCGCGGGACCGCCCGGCTGTGTCGATGCGGATCTGCCACCAGCCGAAGGGCCGCCAGAGCAGCGGCTGGATCGCCTCG
Above is a genomic segment from Leifsonia xyli subsp. xyli str. CTCB07 containing:
- a CDS encoding cytochrome c oxidase assembly protein, whose amino-acid sequence is MIAAAATLYLSGVVRLRRNGHRWPFRLTSAFLFLGLGSYAVVSFGFLGSESTNLRWAFSTRIALLLFVVPGLLAIGRPVALARAALGGRGRERTARAMRSRPVRLFGNAIFAPAFACAVFLVFLTPVAAILRSSPWSEWTIAVLTPLAGLLLVLPIAAHSLVRTGFFVTVEFLLAFVELLLDAIPGLLLRLNDSVLDHAPAIAGRMPFWFPTPLHDQHLSGDFLWFIAEIADVPILVLLFVRWMRLDRREGRRLDELTDEEMAELTRVHLENRC
- the lysS gene encoding lysine--tRNA ligase codes for the protein MTDTPTETPELTDEEISEQKAVRLGKRERLIAGAGDLGGGAYPVRLPVTTTIPEVREKWGHLAADEVSAETVGVAGRVVFLRNTGKLCFAVLQSGDGSRIQAMVSLAEVGEESLARWKEFVDLGDHVFVSGEVISSRRGELSIMAVGWQIASKAILPLPNLHNELSEETRVRSRYLDLIARDRARRNVLDRAAAVASLRTTFADSGFIEVETPMLQVMHGGASARPFVTHSNAFDTELFLRIAPELYLKRAVVGGIDRVFEINRNFRNEGADSTHLPEFAMLEAYQAYGDYNTIADLTQALIQNAAVAVSGSHVVTWADGTEYDLSGDWDRIRMYDSLSEALGEEITPETPLQRLRELAAEAGVEIEHPLPGKYVEELWEHHVKSGLVRPTFVMDFPVDTSPLVRVHRSLPGVVEKWDLYMRGFELATGYSELVDPVVQRERFVEQARLAAAGDDEAMRLDEEFLRALEFGMPPTGGMGMGIDRLLMALTGLGIRETILFPLVK
- the panC gene encoding pantoate--beta-alanine ligase, with amino-acid sequence MTTVVTVIACLREILSTARRTAVAEGASDAPASRVVLVPTMGALHEGHVRLVNHARDLGGIVVVSIFVNPLQFGPGEDLDRYPRTLDADVALLDGLADVVFAPAAAEMYPQGESSTRVTAGAVGGLFEGASRPGHFDGMLTVVAKLFGIAQPDVAVFGQKDAQQVHLVGRMVDDLNLPVTIAVVDTVREPDGLALSSRNRYLDADARAAAATLSRALADGVAACAGGAAAVLTAARVRVEAEPVVRLDYLVIVDQGTFREVAPNYHGPAFLLIAARVGSTRLIDNERITLP
- a CDS encoding DUF2520 domain-containing protein; protein product: MTPTSTRSGRLGVGIVGGGHVGPVLGAALAGAGHAIVGVSAVSEPSRERVEAMLPGVPLLDVPTLIERSELVVLAVPDQELPALVAGLAATGTWQPGQIVLHTAPGHGVCVLRPAAVVGVIPLAVHPALAFTGTSLDLARLTESYFAVTAPAPVLPIGQALVVEMGGEPVVVAEEDRAAYAEAIATATSFSLSIVGQSTVILRGIGVESPGSFLSSLVRSAVDNALTRAGTASALEVSDMLGELAGDPEDEGGLPESHGG